AATTAACGTTTGTAACAATATATCGATGATCGGCATGAACATCATCAACATAAACCAATTCTCGGTGCATTGCTGCATATCCGGTTATACCTTGGCCAATTGGAATTCGCAGAGAATTATTGGCCTTACCACACGACGCTCTGACTTTCAGCTCATTACTTACCTCATCTAGCAGTAAGATAGATACATCACTATAACCAAATTCTCGCGTAATTCCCTCAAGTATTTCTTCTAAAACTTCTTGCTCGTTGACTGTTTTCTGTACAATCGAGGTAATACGGAACAATGCGGCAATTTTTTTATGAGCTTGATCAATATCCATTAAATGAAGATCTAAACTAGACATCGAAACACAGAGCTCTCGATTTACAGCTTCATATTGCTCTGCCATACAAGTAAATTCATCTTCAATCAACATACTCTCGGTAATATTGTGAATTAAAGCAATCGTACTATTTGCCTCCGGAATAGCAGAAAAGTAAATGTTGAAATACTCGCTTAGCCCTCTTAGATTAACATGTTCCACTTTCATTACTTCTGTTTTTTTGCCAGAATTAAACGACTTCAGATAAGACGCAAAAATAGTATTGGCCGTAGGCACGCCCAATACTATTTTTAATATTCTAAAGAAATCTTTACCAATCAGATATTTAAGTTTCTGTGTAGAATGTCTAGAAATATGCGCATGTGTAATGATTCCCGCTGAGTCCAGTGCGATAATCGCTGAAGGGATCGTTTCAGTCGTTAAATTTAACATTGATTTATATATTAGAAGATCGGTCACTTGAAATCAACCACCTCAAGTTGCAATACCTTATTGTATTC
This portion of the Sporomusaceae bacterium FL31 genome encodes:
- a CDS encoding diguanylate cyclase, yielding MTDLLIYKSMLNLTTETIPSAIIALDSAGIITHAHISRHSTQKLKYLIGKDFFRILKIVLGVPTANTIFASYLKSFNSGKKTEVMKVEHVNLRGLSEYFNIYFSAIPEANSTIALIHNITESMLIEDEFTCMAEQYEAVNRELCVSMSSLDLHLMDIDQAHKKIAALFRITSIVQKTVNEQEVLEEILEGITREFGYSDVSILLLDEVSNELKVRASCGKANNSLRIPIGQGITGYAAMHRELVYVDDVHADHRYIVTNVNSSREVAVPLIVDDKVLGVLNIEVSRERIIQPYDLDLLRSISSQIAMTIAHAKHVANVELQAITDAMTGLYNYRYFRTLLQQEIKRAARYKRPLTMFMIDIDFFKHYNDNNGHLMGDKVLYMAATLIKSICRDTDYVFRYGGEEFAVLLPETTVNEAYEIAERVRKKISDYKFPNCQSQPRGSITVSLGIAGYPNSAQTDIELVDCADAALYLAKKTRDTACIFEKK